One window of the Thunnus albacares chromosome 3, fThuAlb1.1, whole genome shotgun sequence genome contains the following:
- the LOC122972671 gene encoding microfibril-associated glycoprotein 4-like, with amino-acid sequence MIMMQVTLFIALLVLAASVHSDSQFYLPIDCDDIYRHDNTSSSGVYTIYPGGPTTPLHVYCDMDTDGGRWTVFQRRMDGTQSFFRPWAHYKTGFGDVAGEYWLGLENIFLLTMRKKNELRVDMEDLDGGKASARYSSFSIDSENGGYQLHLGSFDGGDAGDSLTNHNDMKFTTYDKDQDQWTSNCAQHYLGGFWYNNCHMANPNGMYAPHNTIGFENAHIIWHAWKGWNYSLKTIAMKIRSVAKCTCTH; translated from the exons ATGATAATGATGCAG GTAACATTATTCATAGCTCTGTTGGTTCTTGCGGCTTCAGTCCACTCCGACTCCCAGTTTTACCTGCCCATTGACTGTGATGACATCTATCGCCATGACAACACCAGCTCCAGCGGGGTTTACACCATCTACCCAGGGGGTCCCACCACGCCCCTGCATGTCTACTGTGACATGGACACTGACGGAGGGAGATGGACA gTATTTCAGAGGAGAATGGATGGGACTCAGAGCTTCTTCAGGCCCTGGGCTCACTACAAGACTGGATTTGGGGATGTGGCTGGAGAATATTGGCTAG GCCTGGAAAACATCTTCCTGCTGACTATGAGGAAGAAGAATGAGCTACGTGTGGACATGGAGGACTTGGACGGAGGGAAGGCCTCCGCCCGGTACTCCTCCTTCTCAATCGATTCAGAGAACGGCGGCTACCAGCTTCACCTGGGCAGCTTCGATGGAGGAGACGCAG GGGACAGTTTGACAAATCACAATGACATGAAGTTCACCACCTATGACAAAGACCAGGACCAGTGGACTAGCAACTGCGCTCAACACTATCTGGGTGGATTCTGGTACAATAATTGCCACATGGCAAACCCCAACGGCATGTACGCACCTCACAATACCATCGGATTTGAAAATGCCCACATCATTTGGCATGCATGGAAGGGCTGGAACTACTCCCTCAAGACTATTGCCATGAAGATCAGATCAGTCGCTAAGTGTACTTGCACACATTAA